GGCACCGTGCTCGCCCTGGTCACCCTGGTGGTGCTGCGTTCGCGCCTCGTTCCGCGCCCGCACAGCCGTACGGTCGCACGTGGTGTCGGTCACCGAGTGCCCGCGGCGGTGGACTGAGACGAGGGAATGCGTCAATATGGACCATCGTTAGCACTCATCGAGTGAGAGTGCCAGGAGGAAGACACGTGCCGACGTACCAGTACCAGTGCACCGAGTGCGGCGAGGGCCTCGAGGCGGTGCAGAAGTTCACCGACGACGCCCTGACCGAGTGCCCCGGCTGCCACGGACGCCTCAAGAAGGTGTTCTCGGCCGTCGGCATCGTCTTCAAGGGCTCCGGCTTCTACCGCAACGACAGCCGCGGCTCCTCCTCGGGCAGCACGCCGTCGGCCTCGTCGGCGAAGTCCTCGGCGTCCTCCTCCTCTGCTTCCTCTGCTTCCTCTTCCTCCTCGTCCGGGTCGCCTGCGGCGTCGGGGTCGTCGGACTCGAAGTCCTCGGCGGGATCCTCCAGCTCCTCGTCTGCCGCGTCCGGCAGTACGACGGCCGCCTGAATCCCCGGAACTCTCGCAGGGTCCCCGCAGCCTCCGGGCGGCGGGGACCTTTCGCATGACCGCCGTCCCGCCGTCACGTGTTCGCGCGTACCCGCATGGGCGCGCGCACATTGGGGCGCACCCGCGGTCCCGGAGGGGACACCGGACGGTTACGGGCGGCCCATGGGCGGGATACCGGGCGGTAACGGGCGGTAACGGGCGGTAACGGGCGGTAACGGGCGGCCTGCGGGCGGGATACCGGCCCGTGTTCGAGCGCGGCTACTGTGACCGCCATGGCCAACGCAGAGAGCGCGCAGCGCGCGGAGATCGGCGTCATCGGCGGCTCGGGGTTCTACTCCTTCCTGGAGAACGTGACCGAGGCCGAGATCACCACGCCGTACGGCAGCCCGAGTGATTCCCTGTTCTTCGGCGAGATCGCGGGACGGAAGGTCGCCTTCCTCCCCCGGCACGGCCGCAGCCACCGCCTCCCGCCACACCGCATCAACTACCGCGCCAACCTGTGGGCCCTGCGGTCGGTGGGCGTACGCCAGGTGCTCGGGCCGTGTGCGGTCGGCGGCCTGCGGCCGGAGTACGGCCCCGGAACCCTGCTCGTTCCCGACCAGTTGGTGGACCGGACCAAGTCCCGGGCCGACACCTACTTCGACGGCGAACCGCTGACGAACGGCCAAGTGCCGAACGTCGTCCATGTGTCCCTCGCCGACCCCTACTGCCCGGCGGGGCGGGCGGCCGCACTGGCCGCGGCGCGCGGACGCGACTGGGAGCCGGTCGACGGCGGAACTCTCGTGGTGGTCGAGGGTCCGCGCTTCGGCACCCGCGCCGAGTCCCGCTGGCATGCCGCCATGGGCTGGTCGGTGGTGGGCATGACCGGGCACCCCGAGGCCGCGCTCGCCCGTGAGCTTGAGCTCTGCTACACGTCCATGAACCTGGTGACGGATCTCGACGCCGGGGCGGAGAGCGGCGAGGGCGTCTCGCACGAGGAGGTACTGACGGTCTTCGCCGCGAACGTGGACAGGCTGAGGGACGTGCTGTTCGACGCGGTGGCGGGGTTGCCGGCGGGCGAGGAACGCGGCTGCCCCTGCAGGAACGCGCTGAACGGCTTGAAGACCGGCATAACACTGCCGTAGCGCCGGGCGGGCCGCGCCGTACGACGAGAGAGGTGTGATCGGGGTCCGGCCCCTGCTTGATCTCGGTCCCGCCCTGCTTGATCTCAGTCCCGCCCTGCCCGATCGAGGTCGCCCCCATGCCTGATCGAGGGCGCTCCCTGCCCCTGTCACCCGTGCGAGTGAGGAGCTTTTCCACAGTCCTCAAGCCGTCCACAGGCCGGAGCGGGCCGCCGCGAGAACGGGGATCGTGAGGGGCGTCGGGCGCACGTCGCCCGCTCCACGTTGCCGCGCACAGGACAGGCGGTCACCACCATGGCGCTGCTCTCCACTCTCTCTTCCCCTGGACATGCATCCTCCGGGTTCTCGGGCTCCTGGAGGCCTCCTCGGCCCCCAGACACCGGCAGCCCTTCGGAGACCTGGCGTCAGGGTCTGCCCCCGGCGCCGGTGCCGGAGCCGTGCGGGGTACCCACCTTTGCTCCGCTGCTGCTGCCGGACGGACGGCGATGGCCGCGGACGCGGTTCAGAAGGGTGCTGCGGCGGAGACGGCGGGCACTCGCGGCGGGGCTGGCCGTCACCGCCGCCGCGCTGGCGGCCTGGTTGCCGCGAGTGCAACCGGGGCCGGACTCGCCACGCGTCCCGGCCGCGCTGCCGCAGCACGCTGCGCCCTCCCAGGGCCCGCCACATCAGGCCTCGGCACCGGCGGACCCGTCGAGCGGTGTCTCGCGGGAAGACGTCTCAGCGGGAAGCGCATCGGCGGGGGACCATTCCGCGGGCAGCGCCTCGGAGCGGCGTGCGGAGATCGTTTCCGCTCCGGTGCGCATCGCGGACGCCGAGACGGTCCGCTTGCTGGAGCCGGGCGACCGCGTGGATGTGATCGCGGCTCCCGGGGCGTCGTCGGGCGAGGCTTCCGGTCCAGGTACGGGCCCCGGCGTCCGGTCGCGCACGGGGCCCGACGCACGGATCGTCGTGACGGGCGCCCGCGTGGTGGAGGTGCCACGGGCCGCCGAGGGGTTCCAGGACGGCGGCGCGCTGATCGTCCTGGCCGTGCCGCGCCCCGTCGCCACGGCGCTGGCCGGAGCAGGAGCCACCTCACGTCTGGCGGTGACCCTGTGCTGAGCCGCACCGGTCCGCCCGGATCACCACCGAGCCACACCGGTCCACCGGGCGTACTCATGAGCCGCGCCGGTCCGCCCCAAGCGTTCCTGGACCGCACCGGTCCACCCCGGTCGTCCCGTCAGCTCCCGGCACGGGGCCACCGTCAGAGGTGGTGCGGGGGTTTCTCGTCGAGGAAGCGGGCGAGGTCCGCGGCGCTGTCACCGCTCGCCGGAGGCCGCTCGCCCCACCCGCGGTCCGTATCGTCCGCGGACTGCTGGTCCAGCGGATCGTCGAAGATCAACCCGGGCTTCGGAAGGGGCTGCTGCCGGGGCTCCTCCGCATCGCGCGGTCCGGTGGTGGGGGCGGTGCTCATGGAGCAAGCGTACGCCGGGGCCCACAGGCGCCTCGGTGGCCCGGTCCGGGCCTCCCCGGAGGAGCGGCAGGAGCGACCGGCGGACAGGACCCGGCTCTCGGACGGACGGGCCGGAAGGGTCGAACGGGTCGGACGGGCCGGACGGGCGGCGGGGAGATGCGCTCGGCCCCCGCGAAGGCCGGCTCCGCCGGCCGTCGGGCGAGACGGCGGTGTTCGGGCGGGCCGGTTCAAAGACGCCGGTCCATCCGGCACTCCCGCCACGATGCCGTGCGGGATGCGGATCCGGTGCCTTCTGCTGTGCTGGGTTCATGACCTCCTCGACCCCCTCGTCCGCCTCCCATGGGCATGCCGGCTTCCGGGCCCTGCGGCAGATGCGCGCCCGGCGCCGGGACGAGCCACATCGCTCGGCCACTCCGCTGGAGCTCTTCTTCGACCTGTGCTTCGTCGTCGCGGTGGGGCAGGCCGGGGTGCAGTTGGTGCACGCGATCGCGGAGAACCACGTCGCCGACGGCGTCGTCGGGTATCTGTACGTCTTCTTCGGCATCTGGTGCGCATGGCCTAACGGAGCAACATGTTAGCGCGGATCTCTGACCAGCACGGATGAACGCAACAAAGGGCCCCGCCAGCCTGCCCGGGGGATGGCAGACGGACGGGGCCGGTCCGACTCGCTGAACTGTCCTACTCGCCGTCGCTCAGCGGGTCGGGGCTACTCGGCGCGGGTCACGCGTGCATGGTCGGTCACGACTCTGCGGAAGACGTTGTGACCGGTCCTGCCGGTGTGGCCCAGACACCAGTCCTGCGCTGCCTCCTGCCGATCCTGCGGGCCGGATTGCTCGGCGCAGCCTGGTGCTGTGCAGAACGCTTCGAAGATCACCCCACCTTCCGGCACGTGCCGAATGGTGTGCGCAACGAACCGAAGAACGGTACTCATGCCGGGCACCTCTCAGCGTGCCGGTACACGACTACGGGCGCGCCGGACGCTCTCTCGACGGCACCTCGGCGGCACGGCTCCAATTCGTTGATCGGCCGATTGCACGCAGGGCACGTCTGGCCAGCGGGGGCATACGTCACGTACTCACATTGGGTCGCGTCAGTGTCATTGGTGGCCATCGGTTCGCCGTCCCCTCGAATCGCTTGCGCTGATCGTCGGCCCTGAGACGGACGCTCACTAGGGGCAGCGATAGGGGCAAGTCACAGCACACGGCCGCCAGTTGCTGTCAAGGGGCAGCGCTAGGGGCAAGATGGACCCATGGCCATCGGTGCTCTGATCAAAGATCTACGCGAGGCACAAGGCTGGTCGCAGGGGCGACTAGCAGACGAGATCAACGCTGCATTCGGGACGGGGCTCAACCGGGAGTACGTGAGCCGCTGGGAGCGTTCCAAGGTGGCACCGGGGAACTTCTACCTCCGGTGTCTCTCGGCCGTCCTAGACGTGCCCCTAGCGGTTCTAGAGGGTGAAGTGAAGCGACGTACGTTCCTGTCCGATGTGGCCGCGACCGCCATAGCGCCCGTGGTCGCCTCCGATCTGATCAGCGCCGGATTCGCTGCCAGGCTGCGCGGTGGCCCGTCCGTCGAGGACTGGGAAGGGAAACTAGCCAACTACGGCACGGAGTACATGAGCCTTGGCGCTGCCGACATTCAGCGCAGAGTGTCCGGCGAACTGGTCGTAGTACAGCAGCAACTCGAAGAGCCCCGGCTATGGTCCGTGGCTGCGCGACTCATGACCCTTTACGCAAAGACGTTTCCCGGCTCCGATGGTGCCAAGGCTGTGAATTGGTACCGACTCGCCGCTGAGTCCGCCGACCAATCCGGCGACGATCAGGCACGCGTGTGGGTCCGTGGTCGAGCGGCTATCGCGCTGGGATACGAGGGAGCATCGCTCGGTGTTGCGGACATGTTCGCCGATCAGGCCATGGCCATCAGCGACAAACCATCCTTGGGGCTCTTGAATGCCGTGATGGGTAAGGCTCACGCAGCAGCGATTCGGGGAGATTTGAAGACAGCGTGCCGGCTGATGGATGACGGGCGCCGGATCTTCGACAGCGCCGGATCGCATGAGCAGAACTCGGACTATGCCGTCCCCTGGTGGCGCATGAATGTCTTCATTTCGCTACTGGCCGCACGACTTGGGGACGAGACAACGGCAGTGACAGCGCAAGAGGCGGCACGGCGCGAACTACCCGACTCGCTGCCGAGATTCGCGACTCACCTTGAAATGCACCGAGGGCTAATGCTTGCCCGCTCCGGTGACAAGCAAGGCGGCACGGCCTACGCACGGGCTGCTCTTGACGCTCTACCCCCGGAGAAACACTCGCTGACTCTGCGGCTCCTCATGGCAGAGGTGGACCAGTCCTAGCCACCTGAATACAGAAGTCCCGTTTAGAACCTGGAGCGCTTACCAAGCCCTAAACGGGACTTCAGTTGTCGGCAGCTGTCACTGTGCCGTTACAAGGGGCATGGCAGCTGACTTCTCGAAGCACGCGCCTAGAATTTTACGTGGCGCTTACAGAAATCAGCTGTCTTTTGTAGGTCAGGGGTCCTCTCGGGATCGGACAGGGTGTACCAAGTGTTCAAGAAACCTTCGCAGTAAACGCGCCATGCTGAAGGTTCCTTTTGCGGCTTCTTCTTCGGAACATGGAGCTTATAGACGCACTTACCTTTCATCCACTTGTACCCTTTAGGGCATTGCTGAGTGGGAGTAATAGCGTCGCCAATTTCAACGGGCGATGCACTCGCCGTGACTGCACTACCGCCGACTGCAAGTAGTGCAGATATAACCACGCCAAGGGCGGATTTGAGGAGCCTGGACATAGTCCCTCCATGACCGAACGATGATGGTGGGTTCAGGCAGAACTGCCTCACATAGCTATCCTAGCGAACGCGTCCGTGGCTGGCACGCCGAGGTGTCCGGCAGAGAGTAATTGAATCCCCGACCACTCGAACCGCGTCACGCTAATTTGTTCCTCATGTTGCAGCGTCACATCAGGGTCTTTGGGCTGGGTGCTCCTGCCAGCGCCGTCGCTGGTTTCCCGGGGCGGGTCGAACTGGCGGCTCTTGTTGCGCTAAGCGCTCTTAGAGGCAGCAGACGAGCGCCTGCGGGCTGCCTCGCGTATCCACTCAGCGATTGTCTGGCCAGCCTCTCGCGCTGCCTGCTGAATCTCGGCGAACTGGTCGTCATGGACTCTGACTCTGATTCGCTTCATGCTCGGACTCCGATCAGCGGGGGTAGAGGCACCAGGGTGATTCCCTCCGGGCCTATCTCGACTTGTGTCTGAATCATTCCGCCGGGGTGGCCAGCATCGCGCAGTGATCGCGCCTGGTTGCATGCGCCGTAGTAGTGAGTCAGGGCAGCGCGGAGAATCGCATTCGCCGACTCACCGGACGCCATAAGACTCTCTAGGCGTGCGGCCTGGTCGTCATCGAGCCTCACAGTAACTTGCCTCACTGGTCCACCCGCCTTAGCGGCGTGCCATTGTGAATCACACCGTTCTCGTCCTCATAGAAGTGATTCATGGCAAGGATTCGGGACCGTAGATCAGTGACACGTTCGGCGTGTGGGTTCTGCTCCTGCGGAATATCCGCCTTGCGTGCTGCTGCTCTGCGTCGACTCTGACTCACACAGGCCACCCGGACAGCGCATAACCGGCGGCAGACAGCGAACCAGGAGTCAGTAGAAGGGTCTCGGAAATGCGGCGAACCTCAGTTAGCTGAGCAGCGTTGACATTCGTTCCCAGTGATTCAAGCTCGACCAGTAGAGCGACCATGCCAATACAGGCGTCATCCCATAGCGTCGCGCTGGGACCCCGCCATAGCGACGACCAGCGAGAGAGCATGTCATCAGACCAGGATTCCGCGCGGGCGGGCGGCATGGGTACGGGCAGAGTGCATTCAGCGGGTAGGGTTGTCCGGCGCTGGCCAGGGATAGAACGGCCCCTGCGTAGGTTCTCGATATTGGCCACGGTATGTTACCTCCATTGGTTACAGAATGATTGCGGAAACGGGTTTTGAATACGCTCCGTATTTTCCCCCGAGAGCACCTGGCAGAGCCCTCCCCCGCGTTCGGGGTCCCCTGGTCAGTAGGGGTCCACCCCCTCCCCCCTTGTCACTCAATGTGATGTCATGGCGGAAGTAAGGGGTCGCCTCAGTGAAATGTCGAGCCGACCACCTACGATGTGCTACTCGCTAAGCCAGCGCCGCCACTTCATATCCCAGTCGTCTTCCCACGAGATGGGCTCACCGTTGTACAGCGCTGCCGCTCTTTCGCTGGTGCTCATCTCGGCCCACTCCATCTGCGTAATGCCGGGCGGCGGGTAGTCAGTCATCGGGCGGGTTTCCTTTCGGTCTGTGACACGCAGGCAGGGGCCCGGGATGGGACCCCCACCTACGAAAAATGGGATGTGTGCGCTACGCGCTGATGATCTCGACGCCGGGAGCGTTCACGGAACCGACCAGCGCAGCAGCCTGCGACTTGCGAAGCTCGATCACCTGCCCGCTGGGAGTGCGCACGCTCACAAGTGGGTCAGCGATGAACGGCGCATCGTAGGAACGCAGCACGTCCCGGATCTCTGCGATCGGCTCACGCTCATTCGAGGAAAGTCCGTTGGCCAGCGCAGGGGTTGAGCCATCCTCGCTGTAGTCGGACGGGTGGTCGCTCTGCCAATTGCGGACCCAGCGAACACGGTTGGCTGCTCCGCCGAATGTGTCCCTCGCAGCGAGGTAGGCCCGGTAGGCATCCTCAGCGGCCTGAGCGGCGTTCTGGAGCCCGGTCACAGCATCAGCCTCGAACGTGTGGGCAATTCCCTTGAACGCGCGCCTAGCGGCAGTCTCAGCGCTTCGCAGGTTTTCGGCGAGGACTTGATGAATGCCGACCACGCGGGGGCGGTTTTCGCGGGCAGCAGCAACGGCGGACACACCCTTAAATGCATCCTTGCCAGCGCGGGTAGCGTCGACCGCTAGGCGAATATCCTTGGCCTCAGCGATATCACGCCAGTTGTGCGTAAGGAGGTCCGCCCACTCCTCTTCGAAGTCCATAAGCGCGTCGTAGGCGGTATCACGTGCCTTGACGGCATCTGCTACGTCGGCGGGTAGCGCATCGGCGGGCGGGTAGTTGTAAACGGTGATGTCAGCGAACATGGTCAATTCTCCTCAGTGTTGAAATCGTCGCGCAGGGCAATGCCGGTGAACCAATGCCCACGCGGGTTGCGGTAGTGCTTTCGCGGGAAGCCATTGACAGCGACCCAGCGGGTTATGTCGCCATAGGACAGATACACGCCCCGGCGCCTGGCAGCCTGCGCGAACACCCAGCAGATGAGACCCGTTGGTTCCAGACCCAAAGGCTCAGCGCGGGCGACCTCATGGAATATCTCGCGCATGACGGGTTCTAAGTCCGGCGACTCAGGCATCATTCGGGGTAGACGTTGGACGCTCATCGGGCAATTCCTATGTTCTCGACGAAGTAGAAACCCTCACTCTCGCGTTTGTGGTAAGTCACGCCTACGGCCCGGAGGGCATCCTTGATCATTCGATAGCTAACGCCGTAGTTCAGGCCCATATGCGCCAGGGCAGCGGAACGGATATCCGACAGTGGAGTATGGGCCCCGGGCTCTGGAACGAGGACAAAAGCGAGCGCGCGGTGAAACTCAGCCTTGGTCACTGGGTCCCTCCTCGGAAGCGGCGAAGCGAGACGTTCGGTAGGCCGTGGTGCGGGCGCTGATAAGTCGCGCATGAGCGTCGACCAGCGAGGCAAGATCAGCGACGTTGTCGAAATCGACCTTGTCGGCATCGAGAATCGCACGGGCAGCGCGGGTGATTACGTGGCTGATG
The Streptomyces tirandamycinicus DNA segment above includes these coding regions:
- a CDS encoding S-methyl-5'-thioadenosine phosphorylase; this encodes MANAESAQRAEIGVIGGSGFYSFLENVTEAEITTPYGSPSDSLFFGEIAGRKVAFLPRHGRSHRLPPHRINYRANLWALRSVGVRQVLGPCAVGGLRPEYGPGTLLVPDQLVDRTKSRADTYFDGEPLTNGQVPNVVHVSLADPYCPAGRAAALAAARGRDWEPVDGGTLVVVEGPRFGTRAESRWHAAMGWSVVGMTGHPEAALARELELCYTSMNLVTDLDAGAESGEGVSHEEVLTVFAANVDRLRDVLFDAVAGLPAGEERGCPCRNALNGLKTGITLP
- a CDS encoding ribbon-helix-helix protein, CopG family — protein: MRQVTVRLDDDQAARLESLMASGESANAILRAALTHYYGACNQARSLRDAGHPGGMIQTQVEIGPEGITLVPLPPLIGVRA
- a CDS encoding FmdB family zinc ribbon protein; translated protein: MPTYQYQCTECGEGLEAVQKFTDDALTECPGCHGRLKKVFSAVGIVFKGSGFYRNDSRGSSSGSTPSASSAKSSASSSSASSASSSSSSGSPAASGSSDSKSSAGSSSSSSAASGSTTAA
- a CDS encoding plasmid mobilization protein, producing the protein MKRIRVRVHDDQFAEIQQAAREAGQTIAEWIREAARRRSSAASKSA
- a CDS encoding helix-turn-helix domain-containing protein — encoded protein: MAIGALIKDLREAQGWSQGRLADEINAAFGTGLNREYVSRWERSKVAPGNFYLRCLSAVLDVPLAVLEGEVKRRTFLSDVAATAIAPVVASDLISAGFAARLRGGPSVEDWEGKLANYGTEYMSLGAADIQRRVSGELVVVQQQLEEPRLWSVAARLMTLYAKTFPGSDGAKAVNWYRLAAESADQSGDDQARVWVRGRAAIALGYEGASLGVADMFADQAMAISDKPSLGLLNAVMGKAHAAAIRGDLKTACRLMDDGRRIFDSAGSHEQNSDYAVPWWRMNVFISLLAARLGDETTAVTAQEAARRELPDSLPRFATHLEMHRGLMLARSGDKQGGTAYARAALDALPPEKHSLTLRLLMAEVDQS